The following proteins come from a genomic window of Polaribacter dokdonensis:
- a CDS encoding response regulator — MRGHINILIVEDNVIIADDLQYTIESLGHVVVGNVISYNDACIALQNKKVDLVFIDIQIASKETGIDLAEFINENHIIPFVFLTSNSDTDTIELASKTKPSGYLVKPFHQNNLKAAIEIAISNHKSKQLEEAQDIIFVKKNNFQHKIILNNVLFIKSDNIYLELHCEDGSMFLQRATLKSFLPQLPNYFKRCHKSYIVNIKYITAFNKKALMLNDESIPVSNQYIEILDAITS; from the coding sequence TTGAGAGGACATATAAATATTTTAATAGTAGAAGACAATGTTATTATTGCTGATGATTTGCAATATACTATTGAAAGTTTAGGACATGTTGTTGTTGGTAATGTTATTTCTTATAATGATGCTTGTATAGCATTACAGAATAAAAAAGTAGATTTAGTTTTCATAGATATACAGATAGCTTCTAAAGAAACTGGTATAGATTTAGCCGAGTTTATCAACGAAAACCATATTATTCCCTTTGTCTTTTTAACTTCTAATTCAGATACAGATACCATAGAACTTGCTTCAAAAACGAAACCTTCTGGTTATTTAGTAAAACCATTTCATCAAAACAATTTAAAAGCTGCTATAGAAATTGCGATTAGCAATCATAAATCTAAACAACTTGAAGAAGCTCAAGACATTATATTTGTAAAGAAGAATAACTTTCAGCACAAAATTATTCTTAATAATGTTTTGTTTATAAAATCAGATAACATTTATCTTGAATTACATTGCGAAGATGGCAGTATGTTTTTACAAAGAGCTACTTTAAAAAGTTTTTTACCACAATTACCTAATTACTTTAAAAGGTGTCATAAATCTTATATTGTTAATATAAAGTACATTACAGCTTTTAATAAAAAAGCATTAATGCTTAATGATGAAAGTATACCAGTTTCTAACCAATATATTGAAATATTAGATGCTATTACATCATGA
- a CDS encoding sensor histidine kinase, translated as MIKILKFLFIFSVILNSSKVASQEKQSLSQEEYYQNFLSEKDLDKQLYFFYKIEDFIKYKTLEEWNEYLDDEKEKYNSFNNNVFVLELYRIGIYSNLKKYEFSNNLSYDLYFKSKNEIDKKYLCKLLRRMNNNFLKESKIFEMFYVNSEMLKICPEKANLSNIYSFLGQPELAIKLLKKHRTFKKDSISFKNAQSLNDFGVFYKRNNEYDSAFHYFWKSLSLLKVIKKSDTFKNETDINILTGVVKGNIGEYYLYKKDYTAARMYFLQEAKSAREHFKKGNWGFKNDYYRNMAFCYLNTNQINIGKKYIDSLDSKANTGDKYQLLATYYTKKKNLDSASFYSEKYSNFSNALNLKLNKEKNNSLLNLLEYPIKLIQKEEENFNIQRINDQKQKRNQIIILFLVIAILVILLLYYFFVKEKKQNKLIANKNEEIKKALSEKGILYSELNHRVKNNLQLIISILKMQMNRLSNDELKTTFQYSINRISTIASLHQDLLKDETISKISLNKFISTIVNDLKKVYGTLELVKFKIDIQENLFIHIEQNQALGLIVNELITNSYKHAFNTSINNEICIKVLEKENKVYFEYKDNGIGFNASKVDKSKSIGLILIQRLANQLKANATINSENGTTVHFNFVID; from the coding sequence ATGATTAAAATATTAAAGTTTTTATTTATTTTTTCAGTTATATTAAACTCTTCTAAAGTAGCAAGTCAAGAAAAACAAAGTTTAAGTCAAGAAGAATACTACCAAAATTTCTTATCAGAAAAAGATTTAGACAAACAATTATATTTTTTTTATAAAATTGAAGATTTTATTAAGTACAAAACATTAGAAGAATGGAATGAATATTTGGATGATGAAAAAGAAAAATATAATTCATTTAATAATAATGTTTTTGTTTTAGAACTTTATAGAATTGGGATTTATAGTAATTTAAAAAAATATGAATTTTCTAATAATTTATCTTATGATTTATATTTCAAATCAAAAAACGAAATAGACAAAAAATATCTTTGCAAACTTTTAAGAAGAATGAACAACAATTTTCTTAAAGAAAGCAAAATATTTGAAATGTTCTATGTGAATAGTGAAATGTTAAAAATATGTCCTGAAAAGGCTAACTTATCTAATATTTATTCATTCTTAGGCCAACCAGAATTAGCAATTAAACTGCTAAAAAAACATAGAACATTTAAAAAAGATAGTATCAGTTTTAAAAATGCGCAATCACTAAATGATTTTGGTGTTTTTTATAAAAGAAATAATGAATACGATTCTGCATTTCATTATTTCTGGAAATCATTATCATTATTAAAAGTAATAAAAAAGTCTGATACCTTTAAAAATGAAACAGATATAAATATTTTAACTGGAGTTGTTAAAGGTAATATTGGTGAGTATTATTTATATAAAAAAGATTACACTGCAGCAAGAATGTATTTTCTGCAAGAAGCAAAATCTGCAAGAGAGCATTTTAAAAAAGGTAATTGGGGTTTTAAAAATGATTATTACAGAAACATGGCATTCTGTTATTTAAACACAAATCAAATTAATATTGGTAAAAAATATATAGATAGTTTAGATTCTAAAGCAAATACTGGTGATAAATATCAACTCTTAGCCACCTATTATACCAAAAAGAAAAATTTAGACTCAGCTAGCTTTTACTCAGAAAAGTATTCGAATTTTTCAAATGCTTTAAACTTAAAATTAAATAAAGAAAAAAATAATAGTTTATTAAACCTTTTAGAATATCCAATAAAACTTATTCAAAAAGAAGAAGAGAATTTTAATATTCAAAGAATAAATGATCAAAAACAGAAAAGAAACCAGATAATTATTTTATTCTTAGTAATTGCTATTTTAGTAATATTACTTCTATATTATTTCTTTGTTAAAGAAAAAAAACAAAACAAGCTTATTGCAAATAAAAATGAAGAAATTAAAAAAGCGCTCTCTGAAAAAGGAATATTATACAGTGAATTAAATCATAGAGTAAAAAACAACTTACAATTGATAATAAGCATATTAAAAATGCAAATGAATAGATTATCTAATGATGAGCTTAAAACAACGTTTCAATATAGCATCAATAGAATTTCTACAATAGCAAGTCTACATCAAGATTTATTAAAGGATGAAACCATTTCAAAAATATCACTTAATAAGTTTATAAGTACAATTGTAAATGATTTAAAAAAAGTATATGGAACTTTAGAACTGGTAAAGTTTAAAATAGATATACAAGAAAATTTATTTATTCATATTGAACAAAATCAGGCTTTAGGATTAATTGTAAACGAATTAATAACAAATTCTTATAAACACGCTTTTAATACATCTATTAATAATGAAATATGTATTAAAGTTCTTGAAAAGGAAAATAAAGTTTACTTTGAATATAAAGACAATGGCATTGGATTTAATGCAAGTAAAGTAGACAAATCTAAATCTATAGGTCTTATACTTATACAAAGACTTGCAAATCAGTTAAAAGCAAATGCAACCATAAATTCTGAAAATGGTACAACTGTACATTTTAATTTTGTTATAGATTAA
- a CDS encoding trans-sulfuration enzyme family protein, which produces MSNKLGINTTCVHVGEVKDEQFKGAVSPMYLSTSYAFDGVEVKRYPRYYNTPNQEMLCKKIAALENTEAGLIFSSGMAAISSAMLAFLERGDHVIVQQVIYGGTYNFIVSEFDKYGIEYSFTESDKAEDFKALIKENTRILYIETPSNPLLGITDMQAISNIAKENNILTMIDNTFASPINQNPANFGIDIVIHSATKYMGGHSDISAGAIAASEEHMEQIWKTAINFGGNLSDQTVWLLERSLKTLNLRVKEQTKNAQQMAEYLEQSSDIDSVYYPGLKSHPQHELAKKQMKGFGAMLSFELKEEIDAMTFQNNLSLIKPSMSLAGLESTTVSPTQTTHALLSEEERLERGIKDGLIRFSVGIEEPADLIADIEQAIEKSK; this is translated from the coding sequence ATGAGTAATAAATTAGGTATAAACACAACTTGTGTTCATGTTGGAGAAGTAAAGGATGAGCAATTTAAAGGTGCAGTTTCACCTATGTACTTGTCTACATCTTATGCTTTTGATGGGGTAGAAGTAAAACGCTATCCACGTTATTACAACACACCCAATCAAGAAATGCTTTGCAAAAAAATTGCAGCATTAGAAAATACTGAGGCTGGTTTAATTTTTAGTTCTGGAATGGCTGCAATTTCATCAGCAATGTTAGCTTTTTTAGAAAGAGGAGATCATGTAATTGTGCAGCAGGTTATTTATGGGGGTACCTATAATTTTATCGTTTCTGAATTTGATAAATATGGAATAGAATATTCGTTCACAGAATCTGATAAAGCTGAAGATTTTAAGGCATTAATTAAAGAAAATACAAGAATACTATATATAGAGACTCCTTCTAATCCATTATTAGGAATTACGGATATGCAGGCTATAAGTAATATCGCTAAAGAAAATAATATTTTAACGATGATCGATAATACTTTTGCATCTCCAATAAATCAAAATCCTGCTAATTTTGGAATTGATATTGTAATTCATTCTGCAACAAAATACATGGGTGGTCATTCTGATATTTCTGCAGGTGCAATTGCTGCTAGTGAAGAGCATATGGAGCAAATTTGGAAAACTGCCATTAACTTTGGTGGTAATTTAAGTGATCAAACAGTTTGGTTATTAGAGCGTAGTTTAAAAACATTAAACTTAAGAGTTAAAGAGCAAACAAAAAATGCTCAACAAATGGCTGAATATTTAGAACAAAGTTCAGATATTGATTCAGTATATTATCCTGGATTAAAAAGTCATCCTCAACACGAATTGGCCAAAAAGCAAATGAAAGGTTTTGGAGCTATGTTATCTTTTGAACTTAAGGAAGAAATAGATGCAATGACATTTCAAAATAATTTAAGTTTAATTAAGCCTTCAATGAGTTTGGCAGGTTTAGAAAGTACAACAGTTAGTCCTACACAAACAACGCATGCACTTTTAAGTGAAGAAGAACGTTTAGAAAGAGGTATTAAAGATGGCTTAATTCGATTCTCTGTAGGGATAGAAGAACCTGCAGATTTAATTGCAGATATTGAGCAAGCCATAGAAAAATCAAAATAA
- a CDS encoding sensor histidine kinase, with protein sequence MIKKIFSLFILIVVFSQGNYAQQYNFKNYTFNNGLPSNKIIAGNIDDIGYVWFATDKGVVKFDGIYFAEISNKPTTAIYNSTSLTILGHKNGLTLIKNNKETFLSCKEVLSFLKKDDSIFIATTEGVFELINQKLQPLEINSTLDFSIIGKIHFTNNHFYISSNNGLWKVDSLRNPKTIQKILEKEIITSVIDENSLIITTHQDEILQLENDKITYKSSTLKNVSSLNIIADKLWITSLTNGIEIRDRDTFSFLQNINKYNSIGTDNVSSIIESEKLILINTLNKGVYVTGYQYNNIYHDLNLKFEKFSVNGNSIDSLLQSKKSIVLNYDQNNLNIKYKTIALRNPNKVKYQYVLNGVSSNWSNNNEIQLPNLTYGNYSLQIQSKVDETKSEPQILNFKIDTPFYKKDAFFLITGVLLLIIAYLFLEMYLKHLKKKHAKELMSLKQTNHLLTLEQQALQLQMNPHFIFNVLNGIKALGNKGDVTELNKTINKFSILLRSVLNNSRREEITLKDELATIKNYIELEQSMSSKSFNYNIDLHLNNIDSDEILFPSMLLQPFIENSIEHGFTNDKPGLINIEITIINQYIEISIIDNGIGIDKSLKKKFTTNNNSLALKVTKERIQYLSNLNSYRIQNIKNKENTTGTKVFFKIPLKTDY encoded by the coding sequence ATGATTAAAAAAATATTTAGCCTCTTCATATTGATCGTCGTTTTTTCGCAAGGAAACTATGCACAACAATATAATTTTAAAAATTATACCTTTAATAATGGTTTGCCAAGTAATAAAATAATTGCAGGCAATATAGATGATATTGGTTATGTATGGTTTGCGACTGATAAAGGTGTTGTTAAGTTTGATGGAATTTATTTTGCAGAAATTAGCAACAAACCTACAACTGCTATTTATAATTCTACTTCTTTAACTATTCTTGGTCATAAAAATGGTTTAACATTAATTAAGAATAATAAAGAAACGTTTTTGAGTTGCAAGGAAGTACTTAGCTTTCTTAAAAAAGACGATTCAATTTTTATAGCTACCACAGAAGGTGTATTTGAACTTATAAATCAAAAATTACAACCTTTAGAGATTAACTCCACTTTAGATTTTTCAATCATAGGAAAAATTCACTTTACAAATAACCATTTTTATATTTCGTCTAATAACGGTTTATGGAAAGTTGATAGCCTAAGAAATCCTAAAACCATACAAAAAATTTTAGAAAAAGAAATTATTACAAGTGTAATTGATGAAAATTCGCTCATAATTACAACGCATCAAGATGAAATATTGCAGTTAGAAAATGATAAAATAACTTACAAAAGTTCTACCCTAAAAAATGTTTCATCATTAAATATAATAGCTGATAAATTGTGGATAACATCATTAACTAATGGAATTGAAATTCGAGATAGAGATACATTTTCTTTTCTTCAAAATATAAATAAATATAATAGTATAGGTACAGACAACGTAAGTTCTATCATTGAATCAGAAAAATTAATATTAATAAACACTTTAAATAAAGGAGTTTATGTTACTGGATATCAATACAATAATATATATCATGATTTAAATTTAAAATTTGAGAAATTTTCAGTTAATGGTAATTCAATTGATTCCCTTCTACAATCGAAAAAATCTATAGTACTTAATTACGATCAAAACAACCTCAATATTAAGTACAAAACTATAGCTCTAAGAAACCCGAATAAAGTAAAATATCAATATGTATTAAATGGAGTTTCTTCTAATTGGTCTAACAATAATGAAATACAATTGCCAAACTTAACTTATGGAAACTACAGCTTACAAATACAATCAAAAGTTGATGAAACAAAAAGTGAACCTCAAATATTGAACTTTAAAATTGATACTCCTTTCTATAAAAAGGATGCTTTCTTCCTTATTACAGGAGTTTTATTGCTTATTATAGCTTACCTTTTTTTAGAAATGTATTTAAAACATCTAAAAAAGAAACACGCTAAAGAACTTATGTCACTTAAACAGACAAATCATCTATTAACGTTAGAACAACAAGCATTGCAACTCCAAATGAACCCTCACTTTATTTTTAACGTACTAAATGGTATTAAAGCACTTGGTAATAAAGGAGATGTTACTGAACTAAATAAAACTATTAATAAGTTCTCAATTCTACTAAGAAGCGTATTAAATAACTCTAGAAGAGAAGAAATAACCTTAAAGGACGAACTTGCTACAATAAAGAATTATATTGAGTTAGAACAAAGCATGAGCTCTAAATCATTCAACTACAACATAGATCTTCACTTGAACAATATAGATAGTGATGAAATTCTATTTCCATCAATGCTATTACAACCTTTTATAGAAAACTCCATAGAACATGGGTTTACTAACGATAAGCCTGGCTTAATTAATATTGAAATAACTATAATCAATCAATACATAGAAATTAGCATAATAGATAATGGTATAGGAATAGACAAATCATTAAAAAAGAAGTTTACCACAAATAATAATTCTCTAGCTTTAAAAGTAACTAAGGAAAGAATTCAGTATCTTTCGAACTTGAATTCTTATAGAATTCAAAATATAAAAAATAAGGAAAATACAACCGGAACAAAGGTTTTCTTTAAAATACCATTAAAAACAGATTACTAA
- a CDS encoding helix-turn-helix domain-containing protein — MKDENRQRADRVIKVFKDSQLNQRQFSELIGVSQQLVSAVVNYTKKPNETILLAIIDNIKDVDPMWLLTGLKKEEAKNYTPSNSEVQSPIEFHIKEIVKKQVEELSTDILQRLSNIEESVKQANP; from the coding sequence ATGAAAGATGAAAATAGACAAAGAGCGGATAGAGTAATAAAGGTTTTTAAAGACTCTCAACTAAACCAAAGACAGTTTTCGGAACTCATTGGAGTTTCTCAACAATTGGTAAGTGCAGTAGTTAATTATACAAAAAAGCCAAACGAAACAATATTACTCGCAATCATTGACAACATAAAAGATGTTGATCCAATGTGGCTGCTAACAGGATTAAAAAAAGAAGAAGCTAAAAACTATACCCCTAGTAATAGCGAAGTTCAATCCCCTATTGAATTTCACATTAAAGAAATAGTGAAAAAGCAGGTTGAAGAATTATCGACAGATATTCTTCAGAGATTATCAAATATTGAAGAGTCTGTTAAACAAGCTAACCCCTAG
- the bshB1 gene encoding bacillithiol biosynthesis deacetylase BshB1, with translation MKLDILAFGAHPDDVELGCGATLAKEISLGKKIGIVDLTRGELGTRGSAELRDKEAKKAAEILGVSVRENLAFADGFFINDKEHQLSIIKMIRKYQPKIVLCNAIDDRHIDHGKGSKLVSDACFLSGLSKIVTKDNGETQEEWRPKNVYHYIQWKNIEPDFVVDVSGFIDYKTKSVLAYSSQFFDPESDEPETPITSKNFIDSVNYRARDLGRLIGVDYAEGFTTERYVALENLDKIF, from the coding sequence ATGAAGTTAGACATATTGGCGTTTGGTGCACATCCAGATGATGTAGAGTTAGGTTGTGGTGCAACTTTGGCTAAAGAAATATCTTTAGGTAAAAAAATTGGTATTGTAGATTTAACGAGAGGAGAGTTAGGTACTAGAGGATCTGCAGAATTAAGAGATAAAGAAGCGAAGAAAGCAGCAGAAATCTTAGGGGTTTCAGTTAGAGAAAATTTGGCTTTCGCAGATGGTTTTTTTATAAATGATAAAGAGCATCAATTATCAATTATTAAAATGATACGTAAATATCAGCCTAAAATAGTTCTTTGTAACGCTATTGATGATAGACATATAGATCATGGAAAAGGCAGCAAACTTGTTTCTGACGCATGTTTTTTAAGTGGATTATCTAAAATTGTTACAAAAGATAATGGTGAAACTCAAGAAGAGTGGAGGCCAAAAAATGTGTATCATTATATTCAATGGAAAAATATTGAGCCAGATTTTGTTGTTGATGTTTCAGGATTTATAGATTATAAAACTAAATCTGTATTAGCATATTCATCTCAATTCTTTGATCCTGAAAGTGATGAACCAGAAACACCAATTACCAGTAAAAATTTTATAGATAGTGTAAACTATAGAGCTAGAGATTTAGGAAGATTAATAGGTGTCGATTATGCAGAAGGCTTTACGACAGAACGTTATGTAGCATTAGAAAATTTAGATAAAATTTTTTAA
- a CDS encoding LytR/AlgR family response regulator transcription factor translates to MKRLTSFVVDDNLNALDLLCSDLNQYHKEIDIIGKATSVVNAAKQLQTLKPDILFLDIMLGDGTGFDILELIPSLDTRVIFITASDAYALKAFKFAAIDYILKPYSIEELGVAINKVKKQITPKEEQIKVLKDIIDKPHHKPSKISLNTLDKIQLVNIKDIIRCESDSNYTTFYLKDRSKVLVSKTLKHYANLLSSIGFLRVHQSHLINKAYIKEYIKADGGYLVLSNNKTIPISSRKRAEILEILKKI, encoded by the coding sequence ATGAAGAGACTTACATCATTTGTGGTAGACGATAATTTAAATGCATTAGATCTTCTATGTAGTGATTTAAACCAGTATCATAAAGAAATAGATATTATTGGTAAAGCTACAAGTGTAGTTAATGCTGCAAAACAGCTCCAAACACTAAAACCAGATATTTTATTCTTAGATATTATGTTAGGAGATGGCACTGGCTTTGATATATTAGAGCTAATACCTTCTTTAGACACAAGAGTTATCTTTATTACTGCCAGTGATGCATATGCACTTAAAGCTTTTAAATTTGCAGCTATAGATTATATACTAAAGCCCTACTCCATTGAGGAATTAGGTGTAGCTATTAATAAAGTAAAAAAACAGATAACACCAAAAGAGGAACAAATTAAAGTTTTAAAAGATATTATTGATAAGCCTCACCACAAACCGAGTAAAATTTCTTTAAACACATTAGATAAGATACAATTAGTCAACATAAAAGATATTATTAGATGCGAATCTGATAGTAATTACACTACTTTTTACTTAAAAGATAGATCTAAAGTACTGGTATCAAAAACACTTAAGCATTATGCTAACCTACTATCTAGCATAGGATTCTTAAGAGTACACCAAAGTCATTTAATTAATAAAGCCTATATAAAGGAGTATATAAAGGCTGATGGTGGTTATTTAGTACTAAGTAATAATAAAACGATACCTATTTCCTCTCGAAAAAGGGCGGAAATACTAGAGATTTTAAAAAAAATATAA
- the uvrA gene encoding excinuclease ABC subunit UvrA, with product MKTDISTVNPKENIIIKGAKLHNLKNIDVVIPRNKLVVITGLSGSGKSSLAFDTLYAEGQRRYVESLSSYARQFLGKLDKPKVDYIKGIAPAIAIEQKVNSTNPRSTVGTSTEIYDYIKLLYARIGKTYSPISGKEVKKDTVSDVVKFVQKIEVGTKMLLLAPIAINENRNLKTVLQVLEQQGYARLKWNNSVYRISEFPQEKYNNEQLYLVVDRIVTKDDEDFYNRLADAIQTAFFEGNGICFIENLENKESTEFSNKFELDGITFLEPNTHLFSFNNPYGACPTCEGYGNVIGIDEDLVIPNTGLSIFDDAIFPFRTPSYVHYKEDLISVAYKFDIPIHKPWFQLTEKQKELVWNGNKSFNGIHHFFSTLEEKSYKIQNRVMLSRYRGKTKCTTCNGKRLRKEADYVKINDSTISDLVSLPLDELAVFFKNLKLDKYQEKIGKRLLTEINNRLKFLTDVGLSYLTINRTSNTLSGGESQRINLATSLGSSLVGSMYILDEPSIGLHPKDTERLIKVLKNLRDLGNTVVVVEHDEDIMKEADYIIDIGPKAGTYGGNVVAEGTYKEILQSDSLTAQYLNEDLKIEAPRKRRTSKHKIEVVGAREHNLQNIDVTFPLNSLAVITGVSGSGKSTLVKKILYPAMQKKLVGYGDKIGQHTDIKGDFDTLKNIEFIDQNPIGRSSRSNPVTYIKAYDDIRALFSNQQLAKIRNFKPKHFSFNVEGGRCETCKGEGEVTIEMQFMADVHLECDVCNGKRFKKDVLEVTFDGKSIDDILNLTIDDAVTFFSENLVPKIAKKLKPLQDVGLGYVTLGQSSSTLSGGEAQRIKLASFLVKGTTKDKALFIFDEPTTGLHFHDIKKLLKSFNALIDKGHSIIVIEHNIELIKCADYIIDLGLEGGKNGGELIFQGTPEKLASNKKSYTAKYLADKLVF from the coding sequence ATGAAGACTGATATTTCTACTGTAAATCCGAAGGAAAATATAATTATTAAAGGTGCAAAATTGCACAACTTAAAAAATATCGATGTTGTAATTCCAAGAAACAAATTGGTTGTAATTACAGGTTTATCTGGTTCTGGAAAATCATCTTTAGCTTTTGATACACTTTATGCAGAAGGCCAAAGAAGATATGTAGAAAGTTTAAGTTCTTATGCTCGTCAATTCTTAGGTAAACTAGATAAACCTAAAGTAGATTATATAAAAGGTATTGCACCTGCTATTGCTATTGAGCAGAAAGTAAATTCTACAAACCCAAGATCTACAGTTGGTACATCAACAGAAATTTACGATTATATAAAACTGCTATATGCTAGAATTGGTAAGACCTACTCTCCTATTTCTGGCAAAGAAGTTAAAAAAGATACAGTTTCTGATGTAGTAAAATTCGTTCAAAAGATTGAGGTTGGTACTAAAATGTTATTACTTGCACCGATTGCAATAAATGAAAATAGAAATTTAAAAACTGTACTTCAAGTTTTAGAACAACAAGGTTATGCCCGTTTAAAATGGAATAATTCTGTTTATAGAATTTCTGAATTTCCTCAAGAAAAATATAATAATGAGCAATTGTATTTAGTTGTAGATAGAATTGTAACTAAAGACGATGAAGATTTTTATAACAGATTAGCAGATGCTATACAAACTGCTTTTTTTGAAGGTAATGGAATCTGTTTTATAGAAAATTTAGAAAATAAAGAAAGTACTGAATTTAGCAATAAGTTTGAGTTAGATGGAATTACTTTTCTTGAACCTAATACACATTTATTTAGTTTTAATAATCCTTATGGAGCTTGTCCTACTTGTGAAGGTTATGGAAATGTAATTGGCATAGATGAAGATTTAGTAATACCTAATACAGGGTTATCTATTTTTGATGATGCCATTTTCCCATTTAGAACACCATCTTATGTGCACTATAAAGAAGATCTTATTTCTGTGGCTTATAAGTTTGATATACCAATACACAAACCATGGTTTCAGTTAACAGAGAAACAAAAAGAATTGGTTTGGAATGGTAACAAATCTTTTAACGGAATTCATCATTTCTTTTCTACACTAGAAGAAAAAAGTTACAAGATTCAAAATAGGGTAATGCTTTCACGTTATCGAGGTAAAACAAAATGTACCACTTGTAATGGTAAACGTTTACGTAAAGAAGCAGATTATGTAAAAATAAATGATAGCACGATTTCTGACTTGGTTTCACTTCCATTAGATGAATTGGCTGTTTTTTTCAAGAACTTAAAGTTAGATAAATACCAAGAGAAAATAGGAAAACGATTGTTGACAGAGATTAACAACAGATTAAAATTTCTTACAGATGTTGGTCTTTCTTATTTAACCATCAACAGAACTTCTAATACACTTTCTGGAGGAGAAAGTCAGCGAATAAATTTAGCAACATCTTTGGGTAGCTCCTTAGTTGGTTCTATGTACATTTTAGATGAGCCAAGTATAGGATTACATCCAAAAGACACAGAGCGTTTAATAAAGGTTCTTAAAAATTTAAGAGATTTAGGAAATACAGTGGTTGTTGTAGAACATGATGAAGACATCATGAAAGAAGCAGATTACATTATAGACATTGGTCCAAAAGCTGGAACGTATGGTGGTAATGTTGTTGCAGAAGGTACTTATAAAGAAATATTGCAATCAGATTCCTTAACTGCACAATATCTTAATGAAGATTTAAAGATAGAAGCACCTAGAAAACGAAGAACCTCTAAACATAAAATTGAAGTTGTTGGAGCAAGAGAGCACAATCTACAAAATATAGATGTAACTTTTCCCTTAAATAGCTTAGCAGTAATAACAGGCGTTTCTGGTTCTGGTAAAAGTACATTGGTTAAGAAAATTTTATATCCTGCAATGCAGAAAAAGCTTGTAGGTTATGGAGATAAAATTGGGCAACATACAGACATTAAGGGTGATTTTGATACCTTAAAGAATATTGAGTTTATAGATCAAAATCCTATTGGACGTTCTTCAAGATCAAACCCAGTTACTTATATTAAAGCTTATGATGATATTAGAGCCTTATTCTCTAATCAGCAATTGGCGAAGATTAGAAACTTTAAGCCAAAACACTTTTCTTTTAATGTAGAAGGAGGACGTTGTGAAACCTGTAAAGGTGAAGGTGAAGTAACCATTGAGATGCAATTTATGGCAGATGTGCATTTAGAATGTGATGTTTGTAATGGCAAAAGATTTAAAAAAGATGTGCTAGAAGTTACTTTTGATGGAAAATCTATAGATGATATCCTTAATTTAACCATAGATGATGCAGTTACTTTCTTTTCCGAAAATCTAGTTCCAAAAATTGCAAAAAAGCTAAAACCCTTGCAAGACGTAGGTTTAGGCTATGTTACTTTAGGTCAATCTAGCTCTACACTTTCTGGTGGAGAGGCTCAAAGAATAAAATTAGCATCATTTTTAGTAAAAGGCACAACAAAAGACAAAGCATTGTTTATCTTTGACGAACCCACAACTGGTTTACATTTTCACGACATTAAAAAATTATTAAAATCTTTTAATGCACTGATAGACAAAGGTCATTCTATCATAGTTATTGAACACAACATAGAATTAATTAAATGTGCAGACTATATAATTGACTTAGGTTTAGAAGGAGGAAAAAATGGAGGTGAACTTATTTTTCAAGGAACACCAGAAAAATTAGCCTCTAATAAAAAATCATACACTGCTAAATATTTAGCAGATAAGCTAGTTTTTTAA